The region AGTGGAATGGATTTGAACTCAGAGATACCTGAGCATTATGATCTCGAAAACGCCAGTTCTATTGCGCCATCGGACATAGATATTGTTTACCATTACAAGGGATTCCGAGAAGCTGCAGGTATTCGTAAATATAAAGCAACACCTCCTCCCATAGCTGGGTACCACCACAAGCACCAAACACCTCAACACAGGCATTCACCACATCATGCCGGTTACCCACCAAGAGTCCTACCACAACCGTCTCAGCCTCCGTCACAACCAAGACAACACCAAACCACACCATTAGCCCGATTGTCTCCTAGTAGTGAACTAAGCCAACAACCAAGGATACTAACTCTTCACGATATCTCAGGAAAGCCtctacaaagcgcattactcgcaACTACGTCAAGCTCAGGAGGCGTCGGTAAAGATGCTCTTCATAGCAATAGCGAACGAAGCTTGAACAGTCCGGTCATGTCTCAATTAAGTGGCCAGAGTTCATCCGCTGGGAGAAAAACGCCTAGTGCCCCACCTCAAGTTCCTCAAGTAGTTTCTGTAGGGTCGGGAGCGGTCGGTCTAACCGCAGAAGAAATAGAGAGAATGAATGCACGACAACGAACTTCAAGTCTAGTGTCAACCTTAGATGCAGTATCAAGCTCGAGCGAAGCACCTCGAGGTGGAGGGGTCGGTCATCATATGTCACACAGGCATCACTCACCACCTGTCGACAATAGAAGTTCAACCGGCTCTGACGATGAAAGTGGTAATGATAGCTTTACATGTTCAGAAGTAGAGTATGATAATAATAGTATAAATGCTGACAAGCCAGAGGATGTGAGAAGGCCCAACGTGGGTAGCAATAATTCGAAGAAGCCTATTTTACCACCTCCGTATGAAAGTTTTGATTCGTCCTTTCGGGGATCTCTCAGTACTTTGGTCGCTTCGGATGATGACCTCGCGCCGCACGTCGGGTCCGCGCTGTACCGGCAGGCTAACGGGTCGCCTGCCCCAGCTACCTTAGGTTGGGACTATCTGCTTAACTGGGGTCCGAATTTTGAAAGTATGATTGGCGTGTTTAAAGATATCGCTGAATTGCCCGACTCCGTTAACGGTCGAATATCTTCCTCTTTAAGACTTCCAAATGGCACCCCTAAGCCATCAGAAGAATACGTGTAatgtataaattattatttaaggaCATATTGTAAATAGACTGGAgtaattttaagttttgtaCAAATATTTGTTGCGATCTTGTATCAAGGTCTCTCTAGATTCAATTCTCTTGCCATATCTTGTTGATCGTTTTGTGTAATAAACTTCATGCAATTTTGTAATGTATTGAATGAATATTTTGAATGTATATATAGAATAGGAAGTCACTTTGTATATAAGAAATGAAGTTAAGTTTCTGTCTCGTTTTAATATCTAGTTTTGAGATTGtcgtcaaaaataaatttataaataagatTGCAGACAACATCAACAGTATTTTTTGGGTTGTGTATCTGAGGCAAGCAAGCATGATTCATTACTATTTTAACCTTtctaaaaaaatttggttgttcTAAAAGATAGTAAAATTATTTGCTGTCctgcaattttatttatttcaaaaaataagtCTCTCTAAATAGTAATTTGACAATACGacttctgtttaaaattttatcgagcCATACTGTTAGCAAACAAAGTGCCAAATGCCTTTTTGTTTACGATGACCGACTGATTTATGTTAATatgaacaataaaaaataacaaataattaaatattttttatttatcgatATCCTGAACCTGCTATGAAATAGATTTTTAACGGAACAgtatagggagcgtgcatgaactatagggggtagcattaggttaggagccgtcagatttttggtgcGAGgcgtaagggtaacattccatttctgaccgcagctgcactactagtacgaacgagTCGGTGTTATTgacaatttccatagtaaaatgaatggtagtgctgctgtcgttggaaatggactgtcaccttaaatgtAAGTTTATGCTTGCGATAGAACCCATAAGATGGCAGAACCTGTTATGCACAAGAAAACATACGAGAACGGTAGACGGTAGAGCACTTGCTTTAGCAATAtacaatatgtaggtacatgtttatgtttccgattcaggcctcaatatggcagaccctccaacgcgcacgatCCCTATAGACGCTTGAAGCTGGCAGGAAAATCGTGTTCGTCCAACATTTAGCGTCATAATATTGAACGAAAATTGAGTTATTTTGACCAGAggtataggtattaggtataagCACCGAACAAAATCAATGGAACTGAAACCCGTTTCAAAATAACTAGACTTTCGTCAATCGTATAGAACTGCGCTGCGGAACCTGAACTCCAAACCAGAGGAGATAGGATGACTCgcgttagaccgggctgtggCCAGGCCGGaccttccggagcttcgttttctatggaaagaacCACATGTTtaccacggcccggtctagcgtgagtcatcctttctTTAGGTACTGAACTAAATGGATGGAAATGAGATCTGCTGCGTTATTGATACCGTCTGGCAGTAGCCTATATATTCGAGGAACGCGTTTTTATATAAACAAACGCAAAGAAAAAATCTATCgcgatgacagatgctacgaaaagtcacgtgacaatttcatgcattattctttggattggcgttttctatcaacgttTGGCATTTTGACTAGGCCCCCTGAATAGATAAGTATATACATATCTGAGATAAGTGTTTCCGAACCGTCGTTATAACAGAATTCGCCGTAAATGCCAAAACACACGCCATGAAGATAAGCTAATACTCGTATGGGCATGTTCTTTGCGTTAATTTGAAAACATTAACATATTACAATACAGACAAGACTGTGGAGTGTATTAGaattttaaactttaaataagttttttgttaataatttcatttttagtttttattgctGAGTGTGAATATACTTGTCTTAtggcgttgttttatcacagagttcctatggccgccTCTGGCAGATCAGTTCTATCTACAGTACCTCTATGCATGATGCATCATATTGCTTTATCACACAACTAATTTAAGCCttatcccttcaagtggcgccagcgaaaacgcgaaaagtagtcaagtggcgccGCGGATTTGCGCAAAAGCAGTCACGTGGCGGGGCCCCGATGGGTGATCAGCGCAGATTAAaagaattttacaaaatcgtcgatttaagcttttctatgtttgaaagtatattaaatcacatatccTTATAATCAGCGTTAAATacgctatttgaatatagcaattaaattattacaatgtttatacattttgcCAGACCTAATCAAAATCCGGAAGAATGATAGTTTTCCAGTTTCCTTGTTTAAAATGAATACCACCATAAAACAAATTGATAATTGGAGGTgattgctatttaattatcaaataaagacatttatttttaagattatatCATTTAAAGGGACCTAACATAcaatttattgtacaaaacaacCTTTTAAAAATCAAGACTGATCTCTGACTAGGCGGTCCCTCCACAATGAATGGTCctcaccaacaaattttataccaagtgtaTTTGTGTTTCTTACGGTATGCTATTCTTGTCTAACACGCTACCTAATATTGGGCGCTAGAAGAGcataactatacttaaatgcgttcaatttcgTCTCTAAATACGGCAACACCTCATTCACCACTCACTGGTGGccgacagtttactggttttcgcatcgacccgTGAATGGTGGGCCGCCAGTTTACTGCTTTTCGATCCGACCTTtaacgggttgaccgccacATGAAGGGTTAAATAGGTCGGACGCATTATTTACTTTTGATTAAGTACTGATTCGGCAGTTCGCGTACAACTACAACTTGCGTGACGAAAAACTAGATAATCCGATTCAGCTAAAGATGAgcgatatttattttttaatattaaatacgcacaaaaaaatatttttaattactgttCTAGAAGCGAGCGGATAACACCTGTGTATATAAAATAggtacttttgtaaaatataatattaggtATTGTAAAAAAGCATGCCTTTCAAACTCCTTTGTAGCTTGGAATCATAAAATCAGCATTATACGTAATCTTgccaaatttaaaatcaatctGACTGATGTACAACCGATGTACTTAAGCCGTGTTTTTGATGAAAATGTAAAAAGAATAATGGAGCTATTGCAGTTATAACAACAAGTGAGATACGATTTACATAATTACTTCTAAATAAATTCAAGACATTCATAAAGTACCTACACCTGATCTAATAAAAAGGAAATAGCGTCAAAAGATTATAACGACCGCTCCATGCCATTAGTTGTGCTTAAAATTTTCAGTCGCTCTTTGGTCTTGGGCGTAAGAGGCTTTTGAAGCACCGAGGCGTGTCATGTGTTTATATATAGGCGAGAGTTTTACTACATTTAATTGTAATTGTATAGGCCTATCTACTTCTTTGAAAATGGATTGTGCTATCTCTGTTTTTATATTTAGTATTGGTAAGTATTTTTAGCAAAATGCATTGCTTCCagttattatttttgtaatccaAAATACAAATCGAAATTAATGTCGTATAAGAAGGAGAAAATTACCAAGGTCTCCAGTGTccaaggctggaatcgaaccagcgtcctccgTTTATGCGACAGAAGTCTGAATAAAtagtaataattagtaattttaaataGTAGTGTGTCTACTCAATAATTTATCTGTTTTTATACACAAACAAAAATGttcttaaagtattttttttgtctttGGGATACCCAATAAAGTACTCATATTCTATCAATTTCATTTACCATGCAACGAGTAATGTAgagtatgtgcggaaagagaagagtcgtggaatgtaagggtGCCCATACACTTCACGACTCTTTTCTTTCTGCACAGACTCTAACAGGCAAATTGACTTCAATTGTATCTAATCATCAATATTCTGTTAATTTAAGTTTATCGGCGCTTAATTTTATGAATGCATAATcaagtacagtcaagtgtaaaaatatgggtgcatataacttctcaaaaatatgtcccatggaTTTTAATTCgatgacataagagctatgggatgggacatatttttgagtatgatgtgtgcaaCCATATTATGTTTACACTTGGCTATGTATTCATAAAATTAAGCGCCTATAAACTTAGTAATGGTGCCTTTAGATTTCCTATAGTAAGTCACCGACCGACAAATGCGAAAAAATTGCGTGAGGTATACTTTTACATATGGAGGGTAGAGCTATATAGTACATTACAATACACATGTagtgtacaacgttttacatcAGTACAtacggccctttaaattttcgacataggcacgtattgtccttaatcccgccccaGGGCCGTAAAGTAGCacaatatgtactgtaaatatacTTATGTACCATATGCACTCTTTGGGGTAGAGGTACCTCTACCATCCATACATTTACATTTTTGACAGCAGCCGAGTCGTAACCGTCACAGAAGGTGCGCTCTTATCACAATTGTCTTCCGGCGAACCATTCAACTGACACAAATTGCCAATACAATCATCATTTTTATCATGCCAACAAGCAAAGTAAACTGCATTGAAAATTTAGAAGGATTATTAAGGATTCAATTAATTATAGTGAGATCAAATACAGGTTAATTTAAGGTTTAACATAAATAGCGGGGACCCGTTATagggcatattcggtatcgtgttgtgattaggaaaaagtagaaaTAGTAAGATCCTAAGTCAAAGCACTGTATGGCTTTAGatacataccgggtgtggcctgtaacacgagcaaataattaaaacatagattgtactactcaaacggtgacacttttgttcaacaacttttaaatattatgaagtatttagagttcctatttttcatacttacttacttactatgtAAGGGGGAGACCTAtgtaagggggaggcctatgtaagggggaggcctatgttcagcagtggacgtcttatggctgagatgatgatgatgacttacttacttactccgttggctcagcgacccaaaaagagacttggcctccgacccAAGGAAGCCTATCGGTCGGAggcctatttttcatacaaaataaatattatcttcaatggacgccatcgccacgccatatcattgtgattgacgttgcttgtcacgccttaaacataacaaaattcgcaatacattgcgtcttagaataaacttaaaagtatattaaaaatcaaaccacaagttatttttaaaagttgctgaacaaatgttgggcagtatgaggagtacagcctacagtttaattttttgctcgtattacaggccacaggcTGTATAATTTTTGAGTTAAGTAATTAGTTTTCACCTTATTTAGTTTTCAGCTACGCAAGAGCACAACAGGGGTGCGTAACACCGCCGATGGAATGCCCGaaccaaaatattacattttggCTCTACACGAGGTAGGTAACAAACTATGAGTAAATAGATGTAATACTATACATGTCTATTATTGTGAACACGACAGCagcgtaggtacatccttaatTGAGATTCACGTAGAAAGTATTTTAGAAAAACCGGGCTaagttcctagttgactaccaAAGCTACAGGTAAGcatgttatttaaaataaaatacctactgttTCTACCATTGCTAGAAAATGGGTAGGTTTATTATTTGGTAGTGAAATTTTAATGACAAACTTTATTTGCACTATAACCTTTTAATTCCGATGTTTACTTAGTCAAAAACTCAAGACAAATAATCGTGGTAAAAAACCACCATGCAATGTTTCGACAGAACACACAACGACAAGACGACTTATAGGAAAGGTATGTCTTACTAAGAAAGACGTTGGTTCATATGCAGGGCCAACGAAGAGAAGCCGCATCAAGTACAAGCCAAGGACACAGACTCCATCAAATCGGCGCCGTGGGTCGTGGACGCTCCCATCAAGATCCTCATCCACGGGTACACAGGCCACAAAGACTATTCGCCCAGCAAGGAAATACGACCAGGTAAAAACAAGAAGGAAACCTTGTTGACTTGTCCTGTGACTATTAGGACATGTTTCTTAATCGGCCCAGAATTTGTCTATAGTACTGGAATTTAATTAATAGCTAGCTCTTACACAAATTCTATGCATCAATTTATATCTATTATTTGTTAAGTGTCACGGTACTTTAAAATGAAACCATAAAGATTTAAAGGATTGTACAAATAAAATCTAGAACCTTTCCAATTTAAGATTTACCTATTTGATATCATGTCTGAATATCTTGCTTACATCGCTCTAACTATTCCCCTAAACTCAGCCTACATGAAATGCTGCAACTACAACGTCATCAGCGTCGACTACAACCCCATCGCGCGCGAGCCGTGCTACTTCCAGGCCGCACGGAACACGGAACTGGTCGGCAAGTGCACAGCCCAACTCATCGACCAACTGGTGACCCAACACGGCTTCGATTTGAAGAAGTTCCACATCATCGGTTTTAGTCTTGGAGGACAAACGGCTGGATTGACTGCAAACTTTTTGACAAGTGGGAAGTTGGAAAGGATATCAGGTAAGTGAACCTACCTCACAGCAACACGACACAGAACTGGTGGGCAAGTGCACGGCCCAACTCATCAACCAGGTTTCCGAGCACGGATTCAATTTAAGGAAATTTCATGTGAACGTCATTAGCTTCAGTCTTGAAGGACAGACTGCTgggtgaattaaaaaaaatctgacCAGTGGGAAATTGCAAATAATATCAGGTGAGATCTATTTTCGAACAATACGGAATACAGTTCTGAGCGCCAAAGTGCACTGGCCAACTTTATTGTCAACAACTCTAATCTTACCAaactaatacatatttaattgctATTGCATATTGAACTAACAAAGTGGTCTCAAATTATTTTACTCACTCATCCAAAAAATGTTAACATCCTGGGCAATACCACGTACCTATAaggaattattatttattttatcataatgCATTTTTGCAGCCCTTGATCCAGCCATGCCCTTGTTTGTCACCGAAGATAAGAATAAGAAGGTAACGTATACACTAAAGTATAGGATTCAATTTATGATGCAAAATGGAGACGCATCAGCTTTAATTTAGTACGAAAATCAAACCAAAAATTTGGTTTAACCTCGTGAATAACATGGGGatgttatttgtatattacGTACGTACCTAGTCAATCATACATATAAAGTAAAAATTTGTATGTTAGTAAGTCAGTAAAATACCCAAAATATGGTAATTTCTCTTCTGACTCATTTAATGGgtgttaagagccaacaggagtggtcattcctccatacaaacgtagtcctcgttttcctccgtggtttttgaagctagagcaatgattttttcaacacagattaatattgtcaatatctgtgtcggaccgttttgctttttttgttatttttgttttttaaggcgctagagcccttcaaaaacggccaaaatggcctaatagactatgccgcaatgagagccgtggtattcaaaactgatatcaattagccaaaaaagcaaaacggtccgacacagataatttcataatcatttagatttccaaatttggttacgattggttaagttttgggggaggaaaaagaggactacgaaacctcgatttttgtcatttttacgcaggatttttcgcctcagctgcagttgtccctatcgcactaattttaggggcggagtcaagtttctaaatacgtacacagccagaaaagtgatgggcaatagtcgacatttaatgtcgataatctagtgatgtaagaagttatcgataaaccgtcttgtgtgaaaatatctagatcctaagatacaaggggttttgggttgagagtagggaacacatttttgtagttatgatatacaatctattatgaactttttgattctaatatttcaaattagaaatcaaaatcaaaaatattttattgcatggttaaaatgggttaacaaaatttttaggtacctacaggcacgcttcgtaattgtcgagcaatttagggtcctagctgaattggttgttccatacttactcgtgctctatggaatgtccaatttagctagaaccctaaatggctcaacaatcacggagcgtgacagtactaatgattcatgttctgtatatcctgccctacaatggcgttaatatttggttgtcatgactatacttcgtttttaagcattattgaaaaaaaaaatagtaaatactaatattaaccactaagtacataactattacaaaaaaagctaaataattatacgattgcatgcttaaaaaagacacgtcaccttcactctaatgctaaacaaacgaagaataagaactaacagcgataagaccgcctgttgctacctttatctacattgtaaatcggttttagggttccgtacccaaagggtaaaacacgggaccctattactaagattccgctgtccgtccgtccgtctgtcaccaggctgtatctcacgaaccgtgatagctagacagttgaaattttcacagatgatttatttctgttgccgctataacaacaaatactaaaaacaggataaaataaaaattttagtggggcctcccatacaacaaacgtgatttttgaccgaagttaagcaacgtcgggcggggtcagtacttggatgggtgaccgtttttataaataatggtacggaacccttcgtgtgcgagtccgacttgcattcgccggttttttttaaatttgtctttatgtttgtggtgtaataaagaatatattagagtcagaccaagaaaagtctacagcaattttgatagcacacgcagtgcaagtgttatttatatgtcataatttcatagaagcgacgtttgaaataatacttgcactgcgtgttctatcaaaatcgctatagatttttcttggcctaactctactttaaattacaaagtaaggcctaaattataaaataaggcccatcaatgttttttttttgtgtttattaaacttgatattttgtctatagtattagcggacatggcctcaaaatttaaacccgcttaagaatcgggccttatttcgtgcattatatacaatactacccatttttgtgtagtcattatttatactatagaagcattgtttgagtagccaattatttaaacagtatttttttaaagggcaacggtggcaatattttaaggtctggataataagatacagatcttaataaggatatcaatgtaagtgaatgttaccatgactaccaaacaaacaaatgtgatagaatttgccagctggcattgtaacattcagacagttacctatgtacctaatctgaaatatgaataaattagtaatattttaaacaggaaagtaaaccgaattttggccttttgctggacacaatcacaataataatttgttttacaagagggcaaagtttatcgccaccggttgatgcatttgcagcaccaatggtagaaaatgcaagctcatcatcaactgcataatcgacgtttgatatgactattgaatccgagctttttaatcatgaatcatgataaaacaaaattttagaaggtcgcagaatagtggatttaaaatatttattttctgtgatctcaaatatcaggcacgatcatacaaattgtacatttgctgatcttgcctttgtcattgaaagacgtaagggtttacacagagaatatatacttaagtgtaatatgtgcaaaaaaaaggaaacgatacactctgaagacccaaaaagaaaatgttagtaaatactgctcctccccatggttacttggttccttattcaacctacctgaaattaaacgagtaggttagtaaattatatcattttacattataaagttaaatgtttaggtatctcaatcacttactcactggtggacatggacgcaaaatttttgcccatctacttatactatcttataaaaaatgaaattttgaaagttagcacgcttaaagttcgtttttagggttccgtaccccaaaaggaaaaaacggaacccttataggatcactcgtgcgtctgtctgacgtccgtctgtcacagcctattttctcggaaactactggaccaattaagttgaaatttggtacacatatgtaaattagtgacctaaagatggaaatgtttttttttataattttaaaatacataggttcgaagttatttaagaaaacagccaaaaaattaccattcacccccttttatctccgaaactactgggtctaaaatattgaaaaatacacaaaatagttctttacctatagatgacaggaaaacctattagaaatgtgcagtcaagcgtgagtcggacttatgtacgggaccctagtttttgcattaaggtaacagattttgacatgtcttattaaaaattaccattgaaaaataagtcatagcaaatgtgttagaattataaatcatattaatcatattaatgagcaagagcaccctaaaccggcgagcgtgtatgaggaatgttatgaatgtgaaggaagcgaaagtggtatgtcaggatcgtagcaagtggaaatccgtggtctctgcctacccctccgggaaataggcgtgattgtatgtatgtatgtattaatcatatacttttttatattcttttgctttcataagtaatataaactaatttttgaaagcgtttttcaataattattaataaaaagacacgtcatgattgtttaccttctttctaatgctaaaaaataacgaactataataaccgggccttatttggtacagaaccttgatttgataggtacatcggatattctgggcccctgagcttgttacgtaaaggacaaaatggtgacatgtggttagagctgatactgttaaactagtggttctgtgcgctaagtataaaaaataagcttcagcgaactcattaagcctagaaaaaaccctacaccctactgccacttaagtcagtcttgagtctttgaatcaatttccgtagtagtactagtactactaaggtactaggaggtaataaggcctatagtaggtataataaggcctacctgaaaaataatgttcttacaacagtgatgtaaccgtgttagttatttgagtaacatatatgtaaagtgatacaattaaaagctaacagcaaaccagtacataaattatatcttatgtacttcttatgaattacactcttataaaggtttcggctaattacgcttaattacttgaataaaggtagatgaattgcgtgcggtccaataggtaaccacaactcacggagtccaaaacaataagctgatcagcaaagtcaagtaaacaaagccaagtcacagtagtagaaagattatcgagttccgtaaacgtaagccgggtcaaaaaattcaatcgcaacacagtaagtaataagtgaacgcctcgtggcagtaacgcacgaaaaataacattgcaaataggcctgatgacaaattttgaaaacccttttaatatcgtcggtacacttgtattagttccgaaaaacactatatttcagttatactcataagatttaacatagataattgcattttattatagctagtttaaacttcgcgcgaaaacgcctcgcatgccatttgtgacgtcattatttagttggtggtagggtggtagatattgtttacatacttacagttacgaatttcccttgaatccgaatgatattgttaattcagcaccatatattacgattagggatgataaatacattacaaaaatttatcacaataactcattttacacaaaaactctcacacggttgcagtttaagatgaattatttagatacatgtacattttgagtgaaaatcaccgaacgccggttttactttttaatttttcattttttctagttacgacagccaacatggcaatgatagttccattcagccaaataattaaaaatgtttgttgttgaaatatcgtattatttagcattttatttaagtaataacaaatagatatctactttatatcgtgtaataatattttttggacgtaataaatgtttagtggcgaaataacatttttttttgcacctttcgaactctttggtgcccacgtatagatttcggtcaatgaggttgtctatgttgctctaagaaatatgttatggattgatgacgtcactgtttggaacgtttctgattggcgtttcagtaaaaatggccgattggagaattttgcacttttattttattgaatatattaataatccttcagtttatactgagattgggccattttttagaatcatattaacatatatgtttcgttgaaaccattatttccatgattctttgttacttgcaacaggcctattgtcggcaatgaggcgcgcgcgggtgcaagcgtacgcatctgtgtgcgtgcattacacacacaaatacagtctctcacgccccgtcagagcgacgggtatattcagcttgaaatctcaaaattgacttttagctcagctcccgt is a window of Cydia splendana chromosome 1, ilCydSple1.2, whole genome shotgun sequence DNA encoding:
- the LOC134803937 gene encoding pancreatic lipase-related protein 2-like; amino-acid sequence: MECPNQNITFWLYTRANEEKPHQVQAKDTDSIKSAPWVVDAPIKILIHGYTGHKDYSPSKEIRPAYMKCCNYNVISVDYNPIAREPCYFQAARNTELVGKCTAQLIDQLVTQHGFDLKKFHIIGFSLGGQTAGLTANFLTSGKLERISALDPAMPLFVTEDKNKKVDSGDAKYVDCLHTNSLEKGKLESCGVSDWFPNGGLTQPGCLPTKEQTKSGCDHARAPAYYAESITTEVGFYGTKCHSWFSYMIGWCSGRSDDDELYGEWMSLNASGLYFFVTNSESPYARGRNKRDSRSIFNR